The Clarias gariepinus isolate MV-2021 ecotype Netherlands chromosome 3, CGAR_prim_01v2, whole genome shotgun sequence DNA window gattataaattatacatgtacAAATGCAggtgtttatatatttgtattatgtAACAGACTGAAGATTTACAATTAATAATTTCACTGCGTAGGTACAatcaaaatatatttagaaCAATTTTGATcactttctttagtttttttgcaaCTGCAGCATCCTTTTTGTTATTTGTAATTACTTGATTGTACCACCTAGAAGCAGCAACAATCAGAGCTGGGGGTGGAGCTACATGTGTTAGCCCCGCCCTGATATACTTTACGCTGCAGTTAGGGCTTTTCAGCTAGTatcaaaaaactaaaacaattatCAAAGCACATTAAAACGCTGAGTAACTTgtgtagggctgcaacaacggattgataaaatcgataaaaatcgattactaaaagcgttggcaacgaatttcataatcgattCGTTGTGTCGTGCGATGCGGAGacatttgattttaaaaaaaaaaaaaaaaacttcagttgAGCGTGGAGCGAAGTGAACACACTCAGTCTCgcgcactgatgctagcagagttcggcgcctcatagacagggcggagcaaaaattttaaaaatgagcTGAGGTAGAAGAAAGATACATGGCGGAGGccgcagtgattccgttagtgagtttttaaaaatttaatttggtttttgAGTGTTTGGGAATACGAGCCGCTTCTGGagcgaattatgctcataatccaaggtttcactgtatctatttggcagatgtagagcatacatgtctgtgttttttgtgttagtctatttttattttattttattattgttataacagctcaaggagcaacatgtttgtgcactttctaaaggTTTTAGTTCTGTTATTGaataaagtgttggaaatgaatgcttttgtgttttttcttatcCGATTAATCGGAAAATGAATCGACAGattaatagattattaaaataatcgttagttgcagccctaaactTGTGTTTCTGATGGTTTCGTATTAAGCGAAAGAGCTTTTTTCTGCCGATCTTCTGCTTACCACTCGTgcccagcaggtggcagtactGCACTAACCGCCCATGTACCTTTACCATGTTACATTTACTTCATGATCTCGGCTACCAAGATAGCAATTAATGCACTTTTGGGGAAAACTGACTGTTTATTAAATCACAGAGTTTACTAGACTCGCTGCTTACCTCACGTAATCTTTTCTTGTGAACAAGTTAGAGAGCGAATGTGATAAAAACTCTACactgttttaaaatatctttatgTCTTCCTGAACTAAATCTAGTGCAAATTAAACTAGTACAGTGCAGTCTGAaacaatacttttaaaaaacaaacaaaaaaaaattttttaacttgAAATACACAAACgtttaaattttgaaaaaaatgagaataattaaAGTGCAATATCTGGACCCGACTATACTCGCGATGTTGCTCAGATCACGCTTAAGTGAGTTCATAATAATGACGGCTTTACAACTCTCACTGTACAAATGATCACGTTTTTTATCACGTCCACTGAAGACTGCGTTTTCTTTACACACCGACGGATTTTATTGATTAGGTTTTACAAAAACGTGTGGAGTCTCTCGGTTTAAGACACTAAGAGGGCTTTCCCACATTCCCCTAACTTCATCCTGAACTGGTACGATCTGAAGATCATCAGGAGGTTGCTCAGAGTTAGCATGGCTCATTACGATACGTTAGAACGCACTGTGAAAACATTTCGAGcgtgatttacattttttaatgtaatgtaatctaGAAGAAAACGTCAGATCAGTGCATGAGTTATTCACAGGGGCCCTGTATAACAGTTTGTATGTGGTGTGAAGACTTTACAGGTGAATCCACAGCTATTCATAAAGGATGATAAAGTCAAGAAATATGCCAAATCCATTGTCTAGTGATGATGTGAAGAGAAACCTCGTAAAAGCCTCTCATACAGGGGCGGAACAAATATGCTAAACTGAGTAAATCTGACCCTGCAGGAAAAGGGTGCACTTTAGAGAAAAATctattcagttatgaatcacaGTTCTTTTGTGTGCTGAGTCACGTATCGCCACACTGAATctaaaaggttttatttatttttacatttataataaagatgCACCGTTTGATCAGCCAGTGACTGGAATTGTCTGCTTCTCAGATTGATCAGTCTCGGATATACAACACCTGCTGTGCCGAGCGCACCGCCATCCGAATGGGCCGACAGAAACGTCGCACACATCGCACCCTTTTATAGGCAATACATAATAAACGAGGAGATGATTTAAGGCATTTGATGTCACAGAGTTAGGCTGCCAAGGACAATTTGACGCTCTCCAGAAAAAAACCCGGGAAACCccttaaattactaaaacaaacattaaagtttaaaagaTTCTACTTTACAAGTTATTGCTCAGAATTTGTAACATAAATATCCAATGCAAAAGCGTTTTCACTCCTGGTTTCCGTTTGGATGCTTACAGACACTAAATCAGAGAAAATTTCTCTTTTTCCAGCCCAGCACATGTATTTCCTTAATCACAGGAAAGCAGTACCGTGCTGTTCCCTCACACCCCTATGATAAACACAGACATGCTGAGTGTTAGGTTGTGGGATCGTGATCTTCTTACCCCGTCGATCAGGTCGAGGTCTGTGCGCAGCTGGTTCTGGATGGAGTGCAGCTTTGGCAGTGGGAGCTGGTCCAGGTCTCCGTAGCTGCGCAGCAGGGGCGTGCCGGGGGAACGGCAGAGCGTGTCAAAGTCTCCGTGCAGCTCTTTCAGCTTGAGCTCGGAGTCTTTGCGCTTCTGCTCGGCCAGCTGCCGCTCCGCCTCGGCCACCTTCGCCTGTTCTTTCGCCTCTTTCGCGTCTTTCTGCCATGCCTCGCACGCCTTTTATGAAACCGGCAAGAGGAGTAAAGATTAATATCCTTCTAATACATGTACGTTTATTTGCTAAAAATATCGCATCATCCACTTTGGCAGGCTAGCTTTGTTCAGAGAAGCATATTCATCAGTATACTGGGTTATGGAATGTttgaggtgatttttttttttttttgtgaccaaCATGTTTAAAACTAATCAAAAATTCAAACAATCATCTGTTTAGTGAGTGCTGCTTGAAATATCGCTCTCTCGTCTCTGACCTGTTTGACCTGGTGCCAGGCGTCCTCCCACTGCTTGATTTTCTTCTTCGCCTCGTCCAGATCGCGGAGGAGCCGCGCCAGGTCTGTGCTGCCGGAGCTGACCATGCTTGAGCTGAACACTGGTGATGGACTCGGAGACAGGCTGCCACTCATAAAGTCCCAAATACCTCCGGCTCCACCGTTCAACCCTGTCACACCAAGCAGAACCAGAAACATAGGTATATGATATTTTATAgacttttattatataaaacagGATCGCCTGTTTCAAGAAACTGCTTCAGGATCGCCTTTTAAAGTGCTTGAACTTCAAACAAATGCTTGGGGGGTCAACGTCACAATTCATGGAATTTCTGCCCCTTCCGTTTTTCCCCCAGGTCAGGTTTATATCCTCCCTTGCAGTTCACTCCACATGTAGTAAAAGTCTCACCATTTCCTCTTCATACACACTACTCGTCCTTCCGGTCAAACAGAGAACTGAGACAGGGGGACAGTCCTCCAAAGGCCTGATGATCACCTGCTAAATTCAGCCTGGCTCTGAAGTATGAGCTTGGACCTTGTATGAGACAGCTTTTCAAGCCAAGATAAAATACACATAATGGATGAACATGAGGATGTGGCTCCTCGCGCCTCCAACTCTTTCACCATGTGCggtttttattgtctcatgGGTTGTTCGAACCTTTTAGACAGAAGTTCATTCATCCCTGGATGTTTATTTGTGAACATGAAGTGTCTGTGTGGTCCAAAGTAGGGATGCAACAAAACCACTTTTTTGGAAAACGAGTACGAGTACTTGCATTTCAGTACTCGCCGATACCGATACCGAGtacttaataaaaacatgatttaaatgaCCTCTTAATTTAGGTAACAGCTTTAATCATATAATTTAACCAAAAAAGGGATTAGTTTGTATCTGGACATTTCGGCGCCTGTGATTAACCCCTTACACGCCGCTCAAACATAGACATTTCTCAGACCGTGGTATCGGTCTCTGGTATTGGGGGATTTTTTACGAGTACGAGTACTTTAGAAAATGTGGTATCGAGGCTGATACCAGATACCGGtatcggtgcatccctagtccAAAGACGTTTCTAGGTTCTCGTTAGTTGTTCGGGGTATGGGGGGGGCTGCTACTGAGGAAGAACCAGAATTGAGGAAATACACAGGGTggtttcttacattttctcacTGAAGGCAAAAAGACACCGTCTCTAAAGCAAAGCTCTTATAAGAATAACAGCCACTTCCATTATATAAACTtcatgtatactgtaaataaacgtTTGGCCCTGAGTTTTACGTTTCCCTTACCCAAAGAGTTCTGTGTAGACGTAGGCGTCCCCAGGAGGCCGTGCTCGGCTTTAATGGGCAAGCTCTGCGTCTGGTTCTGCTGGGAAGCCATCCCGCCGAGCAACGACTGGGACAAAGACTGGGACAGAGAGCTGAGCGGAGAGGCGgacagagaggaggaggaaTGCAGGGACGAACAGCGTGCCAGAGAGCCGGGAATGTTGACAGGGTCTGAGCCTCCTAATAACCTCTGACCTTCAGATGAGAGAAGACATCAAGCATCAgattaaagaaaacatgcacatactttgataaaaaataagcaTTCCATGCTTTTCTTACTTGCTATCCCGAAGCCATTATTGTCTTGGTCCTCTAGGTCTTTATCGAGGGAGGCAACGCTGATGTCATTGAAGTTTAGATCCAGTGCAGAgccttaaacaaaaaatatatatataaggggaaaaaactaatttattaagtttatcatttaaataaacatcagtGCATCTTGCAGAAATGCACTTCTTAGAGAAAGCTAATATCACATAAATATGCTTCTCACATACCTATTACTGACTCAACCGTATTGCTTCCTGGATAGAACGGCGTAGCTTTTGCATTCATAGTTGATAGCGTTGTGGGAGAAGAGCTGTCTGAGCCGATACTCGAGGCCAAGCTGGACGTGATGCTTGATGTTATGCTGGACGCCAGCGGGTTCACCACAGAAAATATGCTGCCGTGGCCCTAAAAGGACATGAAACACACGGTCAGGACGCCGTATCGTAATAGAGCGCAAAAGCGTAAGCACGTATCTCTAGATCAAGGCTGAGGGCTGCATGTCTTCACCTGCTTATCTTGGTCTAATATCTTCTGATTATTTTCTCCACACTGGCCTTTATGGTTctttgcctaaaaaaaaaaaaaaagaaaattacataTAATCACATTAAATGGAAGCTATAAAGTCAGATAATTAACAGGAGTACTATACGGTAGGTGAGaaagaaattgtataaattAGCCCATTAGTGATGCAAAATGCAAacacaggacaaaaaaaacttttccacaACGTGTCAAATGATTTCACgtttggtataaaaaaaaaacataaaaaaattaataaagttttaaataattaaatggaaataaaaagaatCGAACAGAACAGAAAGGCTGGCAGTGTGGCCACGTCTGCAGTTCTGGAGGAAAGGCGCTTTCAGAGAGCGTAAAGAGAAACGAGTCGTGGAATACCTGGTCCTCCCGTTCAAACCCCGGAGCTTTGGGATAGTTAGACGTCGGAGACGAAACACTGGACGTGGTGGACTCTGAACATAAGCTACCATTAGTAAAGCTTTTGGGCCTGCCGATGGGTCCAATTGGGGACAATGAACTGATGCTTCCTGAGCTCGACGTTACAGTTGGACTATTAGAGCATGACACCTGAAGGAGAGAAGCACAGAGGAGCTTAAAGGAGATCTTTCAGAGGCGGCCAGAAAGCCAGGGTCTGCAGCCTTTGGTTCATTTAATTCACTTTTTAATTCTACGGGAGCGTCAGGAGTGGTCTGGGCTCCGGGCCTGGCCAAATTGTTCATCGTAAGCCTAATTTAAGTTCAAATCTCAGTCTGAAAGTGTGCAACTCTTCCTACAGACGgcaagtgaaaaaaataaacatgcaaatCAACCCAACAAGAACATAACTGAACAAAATATCACGAAAGAAAAAGGACAATAAGGACAATAAGGACCATTTGATTTGATGTGTATTAACCCTTAAGAGTCAAATGTCACCGGTGTGATCAAGTTCACGTTAGAGTATAAAAACACTCGACAAGACAAATAGCTTGGTCTGACAGACCACATAAAATgtagataggatcatataaatttgaaaatgatgtttccgtaagcattttttttgggggaaaaaaagtgtagATCACGTAGATGGCTATGAACTTCTATTAAAAGTGCTGGCTCGAAATTCTATGCTGGTTCGTATCTGATGTTCAGAGaccaaataaaaatggaaaaaataaacaaatagtttTGCAAAGAAAGAGGGAGGCAGAAGACACACACAGGAGACGCGCATGGACAGAGAAGAACACTGAGATATTATGCTAACATTTAGAGGTTTTAAGGAGTTTGAAGTTgcacttgttttgtttttaacgcCATGCCGACTTCTACACCTATATTCATGGTGAGAGTCGGTTTTTttcatacaattttaaaagtaaaaaagatctttaaaataaactttttctaagaactttaaaactaaatttttatttttttttgtttaaaaagtgtcaacagaataaaacaagttCATCAAAGGACTAAAAGAGTTACaatctaataaaatatgtttgatggACAGAAGGGATTTTCTCTAGACAGTAAACATGTCTGTAGCTTTTGATTGTCCTATTCTGCATTTTGTATAAGTGACTTGAAACCAACGATTATTAAAAGGAAAAGTATGTTCTGATCCAACATCagggtttatttcatgtagttTATTATTAAGGCATTGGGCCCATTCCAATCgctgtttatttttgatgtatacatttaaaattggtTTTAAAACTGGAAGGGTATGAATAGCATTTTTGTCCGCTTTCTTATTACCAGGGACTCCTGAGTGTCCGGGTATCCAACAGAAAATCATGTTAAAATGACTGCCTTCTAAAAAGCATAACTTGGTTAGGATTTCCATGATTGTTGgataatctgtttttatattttctaatgCTTGGAGACATGATTTTAAGTCCATTGTTATTAGGAAATCCTTTCGTGATGTGGATTCAATGAATTTTAAAGCCACAAGCTGAGCATGTGCTTCCCcagtaaaaactatttatttattgatattaatttttaagttgttgttgttgttttttatatctGTGCCATACCAAAAGTTAGTTTACAATGATACGCAGGACTGTGAGAGTATAGCTACCTCAGCTATaaaaaggaaaccaaaaaaCAGGCCTACCTGCTTTTGgttgcaaatagttttttacatggtgacttttaaagacatttaaaattcttcattatgtttttatggtaaagttatttaataaataaatgaatacatttaaatcCTATTTTATGATTTAATATTGTGCTGGaggaaaaaaggcaaaaaaaaaaaaaatgagagtgGCAGTGAAAACATTTATCACTGTGGGATATGAAGGCAAAATCCAAAGGATTAAAAAATGACCAAATTATCctaagactcctaagggttaaatACTGTGGATTGAGTGTTTAGAGTTTAAACATGTCATATTTCGACTCTCAGCACtccagaagtgtgtgtgtgtgtgtgtgtgtgtgtgtgtgtgtgtgtgtgtgtgtgtgtgtgtgtgtgtgtgtgtgtgtgtgtgtgtgtgtgtgtgtgtgttaacaggcAAACACATACGCTTGCCGTCTGCCCGTTGTTACTGGTGCTGCTGGTGATGGAATTGGCGGTGCTGCTCCAGTCACTGCCGGGACACTCGGGGTACTGCTGGGAACCCAGTTTAACTTGAGAGCTTGACTGCATCGCTGTGAGCA harbors:
- the unkl gene encoding putative E3 ubiquitin-protein ligase UNKL isoform X1, producing MPSVSKTAASASPQTEKPTHYTYLKEFRTEQCPLFLQHKCTQHRPFTCFHWHFLNQRRRRPIRRRDGTFNYSPDVYCTKYDETTGICPDGDDCPYLHRTTGDTERKYHLRYYKTGTCIHETDARGHCVKNGLHCAFAHGPHDLRPPVYDIREIQAQEALQNGQLGSGEGIPDLQPGVLASQAMIEKTLIEDPRWQDTNFVLANYKTEQCTKPPRLCRQGYACPHYHNSRDRRRNPRKFKYRSTPCPSVKHGDEWGEPSKCESGDGCQYCHSRTEQQFHPEIYKSTKCNDMKQTGYCPRGPFCAFAHVERIPSTEETMSTLLTAMQSSSQVKLGSQQYPECPGSDWSSTANSITSSTSNNGQTASVSCSNSPTVTSSSGSISSLSPIGPIGRPKSFTNGSLCSESTTSSVSSPTSNYPKAPGFEREDQAKNHKGQCGENNQKILDQDKQGHGSIFSVVNPLASSITSSITSSLASSIGSDSSSPTTLSTMNAKATPFYPGSNTVESVIGSALDLNFNDISVASLDKDLEDQDNNGFGIASQRLLGGSDPVNIPGSLARCSSLHSSSSLSASPLSSLSQSLSQSLLGGMASQQNQTQSLPIKAEHGLLGTPTSTQNSLGLNGGAGGIWDFMSGSLSPSPSPVFSSSMVSSGSTDLARLLRDLDEAKKKIKQWEDAWHQVKQACEAWQKDAKEAKEQAKVAEAERQLAEQKRKDSELKLKELHGDFDTLCRSPGTPLLRSYGDLDQLPLPKLHSIQNQLRTDLDLIDGVIYQLQSKKCIVCQKHDRCIVLQPCQHYVLCENCAPSKSECPYCKTKILKW
- the unkl gene encoding putative E3 ubiquitin-protein ligase UNKL isoform X2, giving the protein MPSVSKTAASASPQTEKPTHYTYLKEFRTEQCPLFLQHKCTQHRPFTCFHWHFLNQRRRRPIRRRDGTFNYSPDVYCTKYDETTGICPDGDDCPYLHRTTGDTERKYHLRYYKTGTCIHETDARGHCVKNGLHCAFAHGPHDLRPPVYDIREIQAQEALQNGQLGSGEGIPDLQPGVLASQAMIEKTLIEDPRWQDTNFVLANYKTEQCTKPPRLCRQGYACPHYHNSRDRRRNPRKFKYRSTPCPSVKHGDEWGEPSKCESGDGCQYCHSRTEQQFHPEIYKSTKCNDMKQTGYCPRGPFCAFAHVERIPSTEETMSTLLTAMQSSSQVKLGSQQYPECPGSDWSSTANSITSSTSNNGQTASAKNHKGQCGENNQKILDQDKQGHGSIFSVVNPLASSITSSITSSLASSIGSDSSSPTTLSTMNAKATPFYPGSNTVESVIGSALDLNFNDISVASLDKDLEDQDNNGFGIASQRLLGGSDPVNIPGSLARCSSLHSSSSLSASPLSSLSQSLSQSLLGGMASQQNQTQSLPIKAEHGLLGTPTSTQNSLGLNGGAGGIWDFMSGSLSPSPSPVFSSSMVSSGSTDLARLLRDLDEAKKKIKQWEDAWHQVKQACEAWQKDAKEAKEQAKVAEAERQLAEQKRKDSELKLKELHGDFDTLCRSPGTPLLRSYGDLDQLPLPKLHSIQNQLRTDLDLIDGVIYQLQSKKCIVCQKHDRCIVLQPCQHYVLCENCAPSKSECPYCKTKILKW